The Halobellus sp. MBLA0158 genome has a window encoding:
- a CDS encoding potassium channel family protein, with protein sequence MDPQDVEYEPVSVKEVLAEMKDTAELLIDLSYSAVLNGSDDIAREVLELEGRMDILQLQGRMSLLMSARSPEDAEQLAPVLGVIGAAEKISNAAGDIAKVVLEDIGMPDAIRASLPEAVEALVRATVAEESPYVGRTLLDINMETETGVRVIAIRRESATGKRRWLTNPGPDSQLQAGDSLLLRGPHDGVATVYETATGTPYEPPAVAEPPIEDLERAVDSITLMKDMSELAVDLAYGAMLFDSEGVAEEVKELEAEVDALKSRFEAWTLRAASRVEDPVQLRGLVHLASATEVISDAALEISEGVYRGIDAHPVVAAAIEESDEVIVRLSVAPDAPLSGTTLGEEMVKTETGMRVIAVRRGGDGADNGGEWVVQPGPTTELRGGDVIIAKGTRAGAERLSELVGDAREFEG encoded by the coding sequence ATGGATCCCCAGGACGTCGAGTACGAGCCGGTCAGCGTCAAGGAGGTGCTCGCAGAGATGAAAGACACCGCCGAGCTGCTCATCGACCTCTCGTACTCGGCCGTCCTGAACGGGAGCGACGACATCGCCCGCGAGGTCCTCGAACTCGAAGGCCGGATGGACATCCTCCAGCTCCAGGGGCGGATGAGCCTCCTGATGTCGGCCCGAAGCCCCGAAGACGCCGAGCAGTTGGCGCCGGTCCTCGGCGTGATCGGCGCCGCAGAGAAGATCTCGAACGCCGCCGGCGACATCGCGAAGGTGGTCCTCGAAGACATCGGGATGCCCGACGCCATCAGAGCGTCGCTCCCCGAGGCGGTCGAGGCGCTCGTGCGCGCGACCGTCGCCGAGGAATCGCCGTACGTCGGGCGGACGCTCCTCGACATCAATATGGAGACCGAGACCGGCGTCCGGGTCATCGCGATCCGCCGGGAGTCCGCGACGGGCAAGCGCCGGTGGCTGACGAACCCCGGCCCCGACAGCCAACTGCAGGCCGGCGACTCGCTCCTCCTGCGCGGCCCGCACGACGGCGTCGCGACGGTCTACGAGACCGCCACCGGCACGCCATACGAGCCGCCGGCGGTGGCCGAGCCGCCGATCGAGGACCTCGAACGCGCCGTCGACTCGATCACGCTGATGAAGGACATGAGCGAGCTCGCGGTCGACCTCGCCTACGGCGCGATGCTGTTCGACAGCGAGGGCGTCGCCGAGGAGGTCAAGGAGCTCGAAGCCGAGGTCGACGCCCTGAAGTCCCGGTTCGAGGCGTGGACGCTCCGCGCGGCGAGCCGCGTCGAGGACCCGGTCCAGCTCCGCGGCCTGGTCCACCTCGCGTCGGCGACGGAGGTCATCTCCGATGCGGCCTTAGAGATCAGCGAGGGCGTCTACCGCGGCATCGACGCCCACCCGGTCGTCGCCGCGGCGATCGAGGAGTCCGACGAGGTGATCGTCCGGCTCTCTGTCGCCCCGGACGCGCCGCTCTCGGGCACGACGCTCGGCGAGGAGATGGTGAAGACCGAGACGGGGATGCGGGTGATCGCCGTTCGGCGGGGCGGCGACGGCGCCGACAACGGCGGCGAGTGGGTCGTCCAGCCCGGCCCGACGACGGAGCTCCGGGGCGGCGACGTCATCATCGCCAAAGGGACCAGAGCCGGCGCCGAGCGGCTCAGCGAACTCGTCGGCGACGCCCGGGAGTTCGAGGGGTGA
- the ilvA gene encoding threonine ammonia-lyase: MLSLADVEAARDRIADAVRRTPLLYSFSFSEMTGADVHLKLETFQRTGAFKLRGATNRIATLSEAEREAGVVTASAGNHAQGVALAATRAGVDSKIVMPEHAPISKIEATERYGGEAVLHGADYDEAQARAHEIEREEGRTYVHAFDDETVMAGQGTIGLEVVEDCPEVDTVVVPVGGGGLIAGIATAVKAIDPEIRVVGVQVEGAASLPQSFETGEIHELDAVNTIADGIATRKVGEKPFAVIKERVDEVVTVTDEETAVALTYLLERSKTLVEGAGAVPLAAVLFEAFDYDDGETIVPALCGGNIDTNQLTTVLVRGLVETGRYLKIRTVLRDRPGALDDLVEIISERRANIYAIQHDRTSRDVAMDEADVEIDIETRGHDHIDELLSALREAGYEVEVLA; encoded by the coding sequence ATGCTCTCTCTCGCCGACGTCGAAGCGGCGCGCGACCGGATCGCGGACGCGGTCCGGCGGACGCCGCTTCTGTACTCGTTTTCGTTCTCGGAGATGACGGGCGCGGACGTCCACCTGAAGCTGGAGACGTTCCAGCGGACCGGCGCGTTCAAGCTCCGCGGGGCGACGAACCGGATCGCGACGCTCTCGGAGGCCGAGCGCGAGGCCGGCGTCGTCACCGCGAGCGCGGGCAACCACGCCCAGGGGGTCGCGCTCGCGGCCACCCGCGCGGGCGTGGACTCGAAGATCGTGATGCCCGAACACGCGCCGATCTCGAAGATCGAGGCGACCGAGCGCTACGGCGGCGAGGCGGTGCTCCACGGCGCGGACTACGACGAGGCGCAGGCGCGGGCCCACGAGATCGAACGCGAGGAGGGCCGGACCTACGTCCACGCGTTCGACGACGAGACGGTGATGGCCGGCCAGGGGACGATCGGCCTGGAGGTCGTCGAGGACTGCCCCGAGGTCGACACCGTGGTCGTGCCCGTCGGCGGCGGCGGGCTCATCGCGGGCATCGCCACGGCGGTGAAGGCCATCGACCCCGAGATCCGCGTGGTCGGTGTTCAGGTGGAGGGCGCGGCGTCGCTCCCGCAGTCCTTCGAGACGGGCGAGATCCACGAGCTCGACGCCGTGAACACGATCGCCGACGGGATCGCCACCCGGAAGGTCGGCGAGAAGCCCTTCGCCGTGATCAAAGAGCGCGTCGACGAGGTCGTGACCGTCACCGACGAGGAGACCGCGGTGGCGCTGACCTACCTCCTCGAACGCTCGAAGACGCTCGTCGAGGGCGCCGGGGCGGTCCCGCTGGCGGCGGTCCTCTTCGAGGCGTTCGACTACGACGACGGCGAGACGATCGTCCCGGCGCTCTGCGGGGGCAACATCGACACGAATCAGCTGACGACCGTGCTCGTGCGCGGCCTCGTCGAGACGGGACGGTACCTGAAGATCCGGACCGTGCTGCGCGACCGCCCGGGCGCGCTCGATGACCTCGTCGAGATCATCTCCGAACGGCGCGCGAACATCTACGCGATCCAGCACGACCGGACCTCCCGCGACGTCGCGATGGACGAAGCGGACGTCGAGATCGACATCGAGACCCGCGGCCACGACCACATCGACGAACTCCTCTCGGCGCTCCGCGAGGCGGGCTACGAGGTCGAGGTGCTGGCGTGA
- a CDS encoding protein-L-isoaspartate O-methyltransferase family protein: MDPEDLRAEMVDGLEERLSIDDAVALAMRTVPRQSFVDEAPYQHRAEEQAGTTVLAPETVARLLTALDVVADGGPAVGDASDENDDRDPTGDVLIVGAGVGYTAALLAEMLGETRVHAVDIDRRLVYAARSNLESAGYGGVLVDARDGADGLPEYAPFDRILVEAAAIDPPRALVDQLAPGGRLVLPLGGPEQSLAVVDDAGEVIDRRGPVAFKPLLVDGEQGSRPTRNRTVREDIERQEADGYFAKTGWEQEWIDWDEQLQGGGRRRRR, from the coding sequence ATGGACCCCGAGGACCTGCGCGCGGAGATGGTCGACGGCCTCGAAGAGCGGCTGTCGATCGACGACGCCGTCGCGCTCGCGATGCGGACGGTCCCTCGGCAGTCGTTCGTCGACGAGGCGCCGTACCAGCACCGGGCCGAGGAGCAGGCGGGCACGACGGTGCTCGCGCCCGAGACCGTCGCGCGCCTCCTCACCGCACTCGACGTCGTCGCCGACGGCGGCCCGGCGGTCGGCGACGCGAGCGACGAGAACGACGACCGCGACCCCACGGGCGACGTGCTCATCGTCGGCGCGGGCGTCGGCTACACGGCCGCGCTGCTCGCGGAGATGTTGGGCGAGACGCGCGTCCACGCCGTCGACATCGACCGCCGGCTGGTGTACGCGGCGCGCTCGAACCTCGAATCCGCGGGCTACGGCGGCGTCCTCGTCGACGCCCGCGACGGCGCCGACGGTCTCCCCGAGTACGCCCCCTTCGACCGGATTCTCGTGGAGGCGGCCGCCATAGACCCGCCGAGGGCGCTCGTCGACCAGCTCGCGCCGGGCGGCCGGCTCGTCCTGCCACTCGGCGGCCCCGAGCAGTCGCTCGCCGTCGTCGACGACGCGGGCGAGGTGATCGACCGCCGCGGCCCGGTGGCGTTCAAGCCGCTCCTGGTCGACGGCGAGCAGGGCAGTCGCCCGACGCGGAACCGGACCGTGAGAGAGGACATCGAACGCCAGGAGGCGGACGGCTACTTCGCGAAGACCGGCTGGGAGCAGGAGTGGATCGACTGGGACGAGCAGTTGCAGGGCGGCGGCAGGCGCCGTCGGCGGTAG
- a CDS encoding aminopeptidase, translated as MSNDGLAAAATTAVEQCMALGESESCVVVTDDERRPIGEALYEAASAVTGDAVILQYPPGAQHGEEPPGPVADAMAGADVFLAPTTKSISHTRARGNACEAGARGATLPGITEDVFLTGLDADYDAIAEHCREVLAQIEDAEEIRVTAPAGTDITFEPGGREWNTDTGIVHEPGDFSNLPAGEVFVSPTNANGTYVVDGTMRPHGRLDDGAELRFEVEDGYVTEISDDEIRAQVETAAEEVGRDAYNLAELGIGTNVGVTELVGSVLLDEKAAGTVHVAIGDDAGIGGDTDAPLHLDGIIREPTVFADGEVVDLPSVER; from the coding sequence ATGTCGAACGACGGACTCGCGGCCGCCGCGACGACGGCGGTCGAGCAGTGTATGGCACTCGGCGAATCGGAGTCCTGCGTCGTCGTCACCGACGATGAGCGCCGGCCCATCGGCGAGGCCCTCTACGAGGCGGCGAGCGCGGTCACGGGCGACGCCGTGATCCTCCAGTACCCGCCCGGAGCCCAGCACGGCGAGGAGCCGCCGGGCCCGGTCGCCGACGCGATGGCGGGCGCGGACGTGTTCCTCGCGCCGACGACGAAGAGCATCAGTCACACCCGCGCTCGCGGGAACGCCTGCGAGGCGGGCGCCCGCGGGGCGACGCTCCCGGGAATCACCGAAGACGTCTTTCTCACGGGCCTGGACGCCGACTACGACGCCATCGCCGAGCACTGCCGCGAGGTGCTGGCGCAGATCGAAGACGCCGAGGAGATCCGCGTGACCGCGCCGGCCGGCACCGACATCACCTTCGAGCCCGGCGGGCGCGAGTGGAACACGGACACGGGCATCGTCCACGAGCCGGGCGACTTCTCGAACCTCCCCGCGGGCGAGGTGTTCGTCTCGCCGACGAACGCCAACGGCACCTACGTCGTCGACGGGACGATGCGACCGCACGGCCGCCTCGACGATGGCGCGGAACTCCGATTCGAGGTCGAGGACGGCTACGTGACCGAGATTTCGGACGACGAGATCCGCGCGCAGGTCGAGACCGCCGCCGAGGAGGTTGGACGGGACGCCTACAACCTCGCGGAACTGGGGATCGGCACCAACGTCGGCGTCACGGAGCTAGTGGGCTCGGTCCTCCTCGACGAGAAGGCCGCGGGGACGGTCCACGTCGCGATCGGCGACGACGCCGGGATCGGCGGCGACACCGACGCGCCGCTGCATCTGGACGGGATCATTCGGGAGCCGACCGTGTTCGCGGACGGGGAGGTCGTAGACCTCCCGAGTGTCGAGCGGTGA
- a CDS encoding succinylglutamate desuccinylase/aspartoacylase family protein, whose translation MTTLGTASAAPGEMDTGRLEVGEARDGTTVALPCAVINGAFDGQTLYMQAASDGDELNGVGVVSRVVPQLDPTELTGTVLVVGIVNYHAFQVAEHRNPIDDTKMNRAYPGDDNGTSSERIAAATFDAATRADVILDLHQGSTSRMIDEVRVRCGRRHRLHDECLQLAKTFGCGYVLDQKGPEGQLARAGPDEGIPTIDPELGGCVGWDEVSIQAGVDGVFNVLREYGFLSGSASPERQTRAKGFDQYGSPAGGLVRFEADLGERVGAGDLLFEITDPFGELKARVTANNSGVFWRTRRLPQVATGEYVCSVGTNVDTY comes from the coding sequence ATGACGACACTCGGCACGGCGAGTGCGGCCCCCGGCGAGATGGACACGGGCCGTCTCGAGGTCGGCGAAGCCCGCGACGGGACGACCGTGGCCCTCCCCTGTGCGGTCATCAACGGCGCGTTCGACGGCCAGACCCTCTATATGCAGGCGGCCTCCGACGGCGACGAACTCAACGGCGTCGGCGTCGTCAGCCGCGTCGTTCCGCAACTGGATCCCACGGAGCTCACGGGGACGGTCCTGGTGGTCGGCATCGTCAACTACCACGCCTTCCAGGTGGCCGAGCACCGCAACCCGATCGACGACACGAAGATGAACCGCGCGTACCCCGGCGACGACAACGGGACCTCCTCCGAGCGGATCGCGGCGGCGACCTTCGACGCTGCCACCCGCGCGGACGTCATTCTGGACCTCCACCAGGGCTCGACCTCGCGGATGATCGACGAGGTCCGCGTCCGGTGCGGGCGCCGCCACCGCCTCCACGACGAGTGCCTCCAGCTCGCGAAGACCTTCGGCTGCGGCTACGTGCTCGACCAGAAGGGCCCCGAGGGACAGCTCGCCCGCGCCGGCCCGGACGAGGGCATCCCGACGATCGACCCCGAACTCGGCGGCTGCGTCGGCTGGGACGAAGTGAGCATCCAGGCCGGCGTCGACGGCGTGTTCAACGTCCTGCGGGAGTACGGCTTCCTCTCCGGCTCGGCCTCTCCGGAGCGACAGACCCGCGCGAAGGGGTTTGACCAGTACGGCTCGCCCGCCGGCGGGCTCGTCCGCTTCGAGGCCGACCTGGGCGAGCGCGTCGGCGCGGGCGACCTCCTCTTCGAGATCACGGACCCCTTCGGTGAGCTGAAGGCCCGCGTCACGGCGAACAACAGCGGCGTCTTCTGGCGCACCCGCCGCCTGCCGCAGGTCGCGACCGGCGAGTACGTCTGCTCTGTCGGCACCAACGTCGACACCTACTGA
- a CDS encoding HVO_0476 family zinc finger protein, with translation MSTPQDRVAADCPSCSPAESTVHEVLKEGSGHHTVRCTECGHVHKVQVESETEIERDVIVSQDGESFATTVEAPPAETVAVGEEFIVDSEEAILQVRITGIEVGPEQRADEARIEDVDTLWTRAVDNVAVKVTVNPKEGTGDREDSRSFDLRVPGDHEFVVGETESYGDEEFEIKAIQVRSDAPEYRHGKLDHEGDMVYAKDVKRLYGTDQTTTAWSAW, from the coding sequence ATGAGCACGCCACAGGACCGCGTCGCGGCCGACTGTCCCTCCTGTTCGCCCGCCGAGTCGACGGTCCACGAGGTACTGAAGGAGGGCAGCGGTCACCACACCGTCCGCTGCACTGAGTGCGGCCACGTCCACAAGGTCCAGGTCGAATCCGAGACCGAGATCGAACGCGACGTCATCGTCTCCCAGGACGGCGAGTCCTTCGCGACCACCGTCGAGGCGCCGCCCGCGGAGACCGTCGCCGTCGGCGAGGAGTTCATCGTCGACAGCGAGGAGGCCATCCTCCAGGTCCGGATCACCGGCATCGAGGTCGGGCCCGAACAGCGCGCCGACGAGGCGAGGATCGAAGACGTCGACACGCTCTGGACGCGCGCCGTCGACAACGTCGCCGTGAAGGTCACCGTCAACCCCAAGGAGGGCACCGGCGACCGCGAGGACTCCCGGAGCTTCGACCTGCGGGTCCCCGGCGACCACGAGTTCGTCGTGGGCGAGACCGAGTCCTACGGCGACGAGGAGTTCGAGATCAAGGCGATCCAGGTGCGCTCGGACGCGCCGGAGTACCGCCACGGCAAGCTCGACCACGAGGGCGATATGGTCTACGCGAAGGACGTAAAGCGGCTCTACGGCACCGACCAGACCACCACGGCCTGGTCGGCCTGGTAG
- a CDS encoding DUF7536 family protein — MSDEVPNRPPSAGLIDTLRVPRNAAIGASVGVALALAAYFARVLELFGPFAGTREYPVLGPEGWFLLLAFVLATSTALLVTSALTVIEAIRRAREL; from the coding sequence GTGAGCGACGAGGTTCCGAACCGACCCCCCAGCGCGGGACTGATCGATACGCTTCGCGTGCCGCGAAACGCCGCGATCGGCGCCAGCGTCGGCGTCGCGCTCGCGCTCGCCGCGTACTTCGCCCGCGTGCTCGAACTGTTCGGCCCCTTCGCCGGCACGCGCGAATACCCCGTCCTCGGGCCGGAAGGGTGGTTCCTGCTCCTGGCGTTCGTCCTCGCCACGTCGACGGCGCTGCTCGTCACGTCGGCGCTGACCGTGATCGAGGCGATCAGGCGGGCGCGGGAGCTGTGA
- a CDS encoding type II glyceraldehyde-3-phosphate dehydrogenase, whose product MIRVGVNGYGTIGKRVADAVAAQPDMEVAGVAKTQPNFEAHTAVERGYPMYAAIPERAPLFSDAGIEIAGVVDELVADADVMVDATPSGIGAENRSLYASYDTPAIFQGGEDATVAETSFNARSNYDDAYGADTVRVVSCNTTGLSRVVAPLEEEYGVEKVRATLVRRGGDPSQNSRGPINDILPNPIEIPSHHGPDVKTIFPDLEIDTMGLKVPATLMHVHALNVTLESDVTAAHVRQLLDKQTRIYVIPEGMGLDGAGKLKDFALDAGRPRGDLWENCLWGESIATEGRDLYLFQAIHQESDVVPENVDAVRAVAEAADAETSIERTNETLGIGLSGDPSGFGDAQVEAEAADD is encoded by the coding sequence ATGATACGAGTGGGTGTCAACGGCTACGGAACGATCGGGAAGCGGGTGGCCGACGCGGTCGCCGCCCAGCCCGATATGGAGGTCGCCGGCGTCGCCAAGACCCAACCGAACTTCGAGGCCCACACCGCCGTCGAGCGCGGCTATCCGATGTACGCGGCGATCCCCGAGCGCGCCCCGCTCTTCTCGGACGCGGGGATCGAGATCGCGGGCGTCGTCGACGAGCTGGTCGCCGACGCCGACGTGATGGTCGACGCTACGCCCTCCGGGATCGGCGCGGAGAACCGATCGCTGTACGCCTCCTACGACACGCCCGCGATCTTCCAGGGCGGCGAGGACGCCACGGTCGCCGAGACGAGCTTCAACGCCCGCTCGAACTACGATGACGCCTACGGCGCCGACACGGTCCGCGTCGTCTCCTGCAACACGACCGGGCTCTCGCGCGTCGTCGCGCCGCTCGAAGAGGAGTACGGCGTCGAGAAGGTCCGCGCGACGCTCGTCCGCCGGGGCGGCGACCCGAGCCAGAACTCCCGTGGCCCGATCAACGACATCCTCCCGAACCCGATCGAGATCCCCTCCCACCACGGCCCGGACGTCAAGACGATCTTCCCCGACCTGGAGATCGACACGATGGGCCTGAAGGTGCCGGCGACGCTGATGCACGTCCACGCGCTCAACGTCACGCTCGAATCCGACGTGACCGCCGCGCACGTCCGCCAGCTCCTCGACAAGCAGACCCGGATCTACGTCATCCCCGAGGGGATGGGCCTCGACGGCGCCGGGAAGCTCAAGGACTTCGCGCTCGACGCCGGCCGGCCGCGCGGCGACCTCTGGGAGAACTGCCTGTGGGGCGAGTCGATCGCCACCGAGGGCCGCGACCTGTATCTCTTCCAGGCGATCCACCAGGAGTCCGACGTCGTCCCCGAGAACGTCGACGCCGTCCGCGCGGTGGCGGAGGCCGCCGACGCCGAGACCAGCATCGAGCGCACGAACGAGACGCTCGGCATCGGCCTCTCGGGCGACCCCTCCGGCTTCGGCGACGCCCAGGTCGAGGCCGAGGCGGCCGACGACTGA
- a CDS encoding pyridoxal-phosphate dependent enzyme produces MTDPLPSLVCSSCGRDYDAHAWRCDCGAPLDFAAPPTDRAADPLPERPPDSWIDTRAGLWSFEPLLPVDRRVSLGEGLTPLVDAPEWDAEFKLEYVFPTGSFKDRGATVTLSLADALGVERVVEDSSGNAGAAIATYAARAGVDAEIYVPASIKPAKRRAIERTDATPVPIEGSREDVTAACVDAVEDGDAWYASHAWNPAFFAGTATVAYEICAQRDWTAPDAVVTPLGHGTLFLGAYRGFRALVDAGWIDSLPKMLGAQAAGYAPIADELHGRDGQTNDVADGIQIREPVRRDQILGAIADTGGDAVAVSESDTEDALAALRSRGFDVEPTCAVAPAALDTYRERGAVAPDDDVVVALTGSGLKIQ; encoded by the coding sequence ATGACCGACCCGCTTCCCTCTCTCGTGTGCTCGTCCTGCGGCCGCGACTACGACGCGCACGCCTGGCGTTGCGACTGCGGCGCGCCGCTGGACTTCGCCGCGCCGCCGACCGACCGCGCCGCCGACCCGCTCCCCGAGCGCCCGCCGGACTCGTGGATCGACACCCGTGCGGGCCTGTGGTCCTTCGAGCCTCTCCTCCCCGTCGACCGCCGCGTCTCGCTCGGCGAGGGGCTCACGCCCCTCGTCGACGCGCCCGAGTGGGACGCCGAATTCAAACTGGAGTACGTCTTCCCGACGGGGTCGTTCAAGGACCGCGGCGCGACGGTGACGCTCTCGCTGGCGGACGCCCTCGGCGTCGAGCGGGTCGTCGAGGACTCCTCCGGCAACGCTGGCGCGGCCATCGCCACCTACGCGGCCCGCGCCGGCGTCGACGCCGAGATCTACGTCCCGGCGTCGATCAAGCCCGCCAAGCGCCGCGCGATCGAGCGGACGGACGCGACGCCGGTCCCGATCGAGGGGAGCCGCGAGGACGTCACCGCGGCCTGCGTCGACGCCGTCGAAGACGGGGACGCCTGGTACGCCTCCCACGCGTGGAACCCCGCGTTCTTCGCCGGCACCGCGACCGTCGCCTACGAGATCTGCGCCCAGCGCGACTGGACGGCGCCCGACGCCGTCGTGACCCCGCTCGGCCACGGGACGCTCTTTCTGGGCGCGTACCGCGGCTTCCGCGCGCTCGTCGACGCCGGGTGGATCGACTCCCTCCCCAAAATGCTCGGCGCCCAGGCCGCCGGCTACGCGCCGATCGCCGACGAACTGCACGGTCGGGACGGACAGACGAACGACGTCGCCGACGGCATTCAGATCCGCGAGCCCGTGCGGCGGGACCAGATCCTCGGCGCGATCGCGGACACCGGTGGCGACGCCGTCGCCGTCTCCGAATCAGATACGGAAGACGCGCTCGCGGCCCTTCGGTCGCGTGGCTTCGACGTCGAGCCCACCTGCGCGGTCGCGCCCGCCGCGCTCGACACCTACCGCGAGCGCGGCGCCGTCGCCCCCGACGACGACGTCGTGGTCGCGCTCACGGGCAGCGGCCTGAAAATCCAGTGA
- the citZ gene encoding citrate synthase: protein MSDDLKRGLEGVLVAESELSYIDGDAGKLVYRGYPIEDLAREASYEEVVYLLWHDELPDAEELADFESWMAERRELEDEVLSEIEKLAAADEVPMAALRTIVSSLSAYDEDADHEDVTDIDANLRMACRITAKIPTALAAFERLRKGKEPVEPREDLSHAANFLYMLNDEEPDDVLAETFDMALVLHADHGLNASTFSAMVTASTLSDLHSAVTSAVGTLAGSLHGGANANVMRMLKEVDESDMDPTAWVENALEEGRRVPGFGHRVYNVKDPRAKILGEKSKALAEAAGDTKWYDYSVAIEDYITEEKGLAPNVDFYSASTYYQMGIPIDIYTPIFAMSRVAGWIAHVLEQYEDNRLIRPRARYVGPKDQTFPPLDER from the coding sequence ATGTCAGACGACCTGAAGCGCGGGCTGGAAGGCGTCCTCGTCGCCGAATCGGAGTTGAGCTACATCGACGGCGACGCCGGCAAGCTGGTCTACCGTGGGTACCCGATCGAGGACCTGGCCCGCGAGGCGTCCTACGAGGAAGTCGTCTATCTGCTCTGGCACGACGAACTCCCCGACGCCGAGGAGCTCGCCGACTTCGAGTCGTGGATGGCCGAGCGGCGCGAACTCGAAGACGAGGTGCTCTCCGAGATCGAGAAGCTCGCCGCGGCCGACGAGGTCCCGATGGCGGCGCTCCGGACCATCGTCTCGTCGCTGTCGGCCTACGACGAGGACGCCGACCACGAGGACGTCACCGACATCGACGCGAACCTCCGGATGGCCTGCCGGATCACGGCCAAGATCCCGACCGCCCTCGCCGCGTTCGAGCGCCTCCGGAAGGGCAAAGAGCCGGTCGAGCCCCGCGAGGATCTGAGCCACGCCGCGAACTTCCTGTACATGCTCAACGACGAGGAGCCCGACGACGTCCTCGCGGAGACGTTCGATATGGCGCTCGTCCTCCACGCCGACCACGGCCTCAACGCCTCGACGTTCTCGGCGATGGTGACCGCCTCCACCCTCTCGGACCTCCACAGCGCCGTCACCTCAGCGGTCGGCACGCTCGCGGGGTCGCTCCACGGCGGCGCCAACGCCAACGTGATGCGGATGCTGAAGGAGGTCGACGAGAGCGACATGGACCCCACCGCGTGGGTCGAAAACGCCCTAGAGGAGGGCCGGCGCGTCCCCGGGTTCGGCCACCGCGTCTACAACGTCAAGGACCCCCGCGCGAAGATCCTCGGCGAGAAGTCCAAGGCGCTCGCGGAGGCCGCGGGCGACACCAAGTGGTACGACTACTCGGTCGCGATCGAGGACTACATCACCGAGGAGAAGGGTCTCGCCCCGAACGTCGACTTCTACTCGGCGTCGACGTACTACCAGATGGGGATCCCGATCGACATCTACACCCCCATCTTCGCGATGTCCCGCGTCGCCGGCTGGATCGCGCACGTGCTCGAACAGTACGAGGACAACCGCCTGATCCGCCCGCGGGCCCGCTACGTCGGCCCCAAGGACCAGACGTTCCCGCCGCTCGACGAACGGTAA
- a CDS encoding protein-L-isoaspartate(D-aspartate) O-methyltransferase has protein sequence MADDYAEARASLVERLRRGGYVESDRVADAIGAVPRHEFVPEASRSRAYADRPLSIGNDQTVSAPHMVALMTELLDPDLDDRILEVGTGCGYHAAVTAEVVPDGHVYTVEYDAELASEAEARLDRLGYGERVSVRIGDGREGWAERAPFDGAYVTCAVSDVPEALREQVRRGGRIVAPVGDVHQELIVLDEREDGTVERSEHGSVRFVRIRG, from the coding sequence ATGGCCGACGACTACGCCGAGGCGCGGGCGTCGCTGGTCGAACGCCTGCGACGGGGCGGATACGTCGAGAGCGACCGCGTCGCCGACGCGATCGGCGCCGTCCCGCGCCACGAGTTCGTGCCCGAAGCGAGTCGGTCCCGGGCGTACGCCGACCGCCCGCTCTCGATCGGGAACGACCAGACCGTGAGCGCGCCCCATATGGTGGCGCTGATGACGGAGCTCCTCGATCCCGACCTCGACGATCGGATCCTGGAGGTCGGCACCGGCTGCGGCTACCACGCCGCCGTCACCGCCGAGGTCGTCCCCGACGGCCACGTCTACACGGTCGAGTACGACGCCGAGTTGGCGTCCGAGGCGGAGGCGCGGCTCGATCGGCTGGGCTACGGCGAGCGCGTGTCGGTCCGGATCGGCGACGGCCGCGAGGGGTGGGCCGAGCGGGCACCGTTCGACGGCGCGTACGTCACCTGCGCCGTTTCCGACGTGCCCGAGGCCCTCCGCGAGCAGGTGCGCCGCGGCGGCCGGATCGTCGCCCCCGTCGGCGACGTCCACCAGGAGCTGATCGTCCTCGACGAGCGCGAGGACGGGACGGTCGAGCGCTCCGAGCACGGGAGCGTGCGGTTCGTCCGGATCCGGGGTTAG